TGCACTTTTGCCTTTTCCTTTTCCAGTTTTTTTGGAATTTGACACAAGCTGTTGAAGATCTTGTTTTATGGTGGGGTTCGGTGCATTTGCAATGCCCACTACCTCCACCCTTTTGGGGTCAAACACACAATCCTCCTCTAGGCCGCTGGGCACAGATCTGAGGCCACACTTGGGGGGCACCCAGGCGGTGTCATAGCCATTTGCATGCCAGGTGTGTTGCAGAGGATGGTTGTCCTGGTCGATACGCTTGACACGGCCAGGGCGCACACGTAACTCAAGGACCACGCGGTCTGAAATCTGGCTCCTCAATGGATAATGAGCTGCCTTTTTCTTATCACGACTGACGTACACTCCCTTTCCCAGCATGCCACCTGATGACTGCTTAAAACCATTGCTAATGATGGCCTTTGCGCTGGCAACGCTGGTCCCATGGTACATGGTGTAGACGCCTCGTTTTTGGGGTTTCTGGGAGGGCTCCAGCTCCACACCGGGAAAAGAAGCGCCATCATCCACCACCTCCCATCCAGAGAACTGCACTGACATCTTGATTTAGGAAAAGTGGCTGGCCGAGGACGTTGTTCAAGTCCCACAAAGATCTGCAGCACTGTGAGAAACAAATACAGAACTGTCACAGCAGATTTAAGAGCAATGAAGGTGAGTTTAACTTAACAGAGACAAATAAAGCCCCAAAGCCTTTTAGCTTAGGAGAGTTGTTAAATAtgcattaaataaattatatgcATTAGGTTTAAGTGTTAtgcaaataaacttgccttgtgtcttttgttgcttttccCTCATAGATTCCTTCCACTTTACTTAGACCGACTCTGACACTGTCTAAGTCTGTGGCCTGGATGACAACTTATATAATCATAGGTGTGGCCCTgcgttttaaaaacacagatatcaaatcaaatcaaactatCACTGTACAATATCATTCAATAATCATATCCTGCTTTATGACCCATGTTGGTTAATCCTTTAgacttaaatcttaaatctcaGATGAAGATGCACACTTACCGTCAGTGAGGAGTTGTTAAGTTAAGGTTAAGTTTTACTTTCTATTCCGCAGATTTGACGACGTCACGGTGACGTCTCTCCATggccggttagctcagttggttagAGCGTGGTGCTAATAACGCCAAGGTCGCGGGTTCGATCCCCGTACGGGCCACtagtatttattttggtaaaCACTGATCAGCTATAACATTATAACCCCTGCCTATTATTGTGAGTATCGTGTTATCTCGCAGAAATacattagtattagtatttaaGTCCTGTAAATTGTCATGTGGGCCCTCATAGATTGGACTTGGGTGCCCAGCCCAGCACATGTGTAGGAATTTGGAAGCCAAATTAACACTTTGTTTGCTGTTCCCATGAAATGGAGTACATGGTCTGTACAATGCATCTGatgatttactgtaaaatattagTCATTAGTCATTGCAGCTACACGTGCACAGGTGTTCCCGATTAAACTAATTAAGGTCCCGTTCCGTTTATCtcagcagagcctttccagtgagccagcGTGCAGCACAGCGGCACCCTGTTTGACATGAATGGAAGTGAACTTCAATTAGTGAACTTCACTGGCACCACCTGTGTTTAGCCGAATAGTTCATATCAAAgtgactgctgtgaaaaagatctaCACCACTCATGATGAGTTGAGCTATAATATGTTGGCTCTTTAACAGCCATTTATAGTGGGTCTTTATCGGTTTTACGTACATTTACCTGTAAATATGTTATGATAGTACTGCATGTGACATGCATGCGATTAATTATACACTGATATGTCCATAGTTATATACCGGAGACTGACGTATGTCTATGGGACCCCTATAAAGGCCGAAATAGCTCAGTTGGGAGAGCGTTAGACTGAAGATCTAAAGGTCCCTGGTTCGATCCCGGGTTTCGGCAGTTTTGAACAACACACTCACTACACCAGGTAACAACAACCTATACATTGGATAATACCGCCCCATGTGGACAGGATTGTTGCACATATTCATGTTCACGAACAAATACTTACCTCCTCATTAGACTGAAATAGGGCAAATTAGACAAATCTAGAGATTATGGTGGTACATCATTATGCTATGGAAACAAAATGGTCCTGTTCAGATTTGCAACTTCTTAAAATAGcttctatttatttaaatgcattaaaataatataatattattgcaGTGTTTCTTATTAATTATATAGAGTGTGGCGGCCCAGTATTTTGTAAAGCAGCTCATCAAACAAAAGAAGTGGAAAGTGCAAAGGAAGGAACATGAACTAGTTAACTTTTGAAACTGTGCctagttttaaataaataaataaaaaacctgGACACATTAACGTCCCGCCCTTTGTGCAAAAAAACTGTATCTTGTTAACCACTTCCACTAACCAAGAGTAGGCTGCTCTGGTTTAAAGTGCATCTCTAAGAGTTACGTATGTTGCCTGccaataaacaaacagttatcaattcataatgctttatgatTCCTTAATTTTAATAGTTAATGTTGTTAAAAATAGTTAAATAGATAAAGCTACACAATAAATAGAAGCCTCAAAAATCCTGATTGGAGCGCTCTTAAAAATAGCCGTCCAGTATTCAGCCAAGACATACTactatatttttgtatatttataaaaGGAAATCttattcttttactttttaaactgAAAATTAACTACTCCTGTCACTGACACTGGCAAATATGAATGATTGAAACAATTATCTTCCACAAAAATATCAGATGTCtgtaattaatgtgtgtgtgtgtgttctgattaCAACTGCTCGATAATTTCTCTGAttttcaaacattaaatatagCCGCAGTCTAAATGGATGTGGGCTCGTAGAATAAGATGTGAATAACACCGCCACTGACAGTCATGCCTTTTGGTGTGACTCAAACTATTGCTTCGGGCGATGTGTGACAGTAACAAGGGGCTCCTCTTCAGTTGATGGTGTCACAAGTCATTGAGCTCCTCCACCTTGCTGCAGATGTGCCGTATATCCCTCTGAAGCTTCTTCTTGTCAAGGTGGGATTTGATGTCAGCGATCTGCCTCAGGGACTCGATGGCATCATGCACAGACAGGAACCCTGTCCGAAAGAGAAGTGGAGTGCACAGAGAATCACCAGATATAATGCAATTGAGGTGAATATTATACCCTGAATCCTGCTGGTAATTGAGGTGTTAGGTCGGTGCTGAGCTTTTGCAGCTTTTGGTTTGCTGACTGCACATTGCAATTAGCCATCTATAATGATAGTGTCGTGACAGTTATTTTACACATGCTCTAACCTTGTATCATCTGCTGCAACAGTTGCAAGAGTTTCTATTTGGTTTAATTTACTAAATCATGTTAGGACGTATTCGGCGCTTTCTAATATCCCAGTGGTCTCTGCTTCTAATCTCTGGATAAAATTGTCTTTGGTCCCTATCATCAGTTATCATGACTTCATTAGGTAGTTACTGCCTGCCtaaaatggaaatgtttcaaTATTGCATGCAGTCTAAGAAGTAATATTCAGTGACTGTGAGATGGAGGGATAAACTTTCTACAATGATGGGATATTaaatctctctccttctctttctgacTTCCTGCCTGTCTTGCCACGAATATTTACGACGCTCATCAATTATGCATTGCTTTTCTCTCCTCTATTACCAGCTCCTTCTATCTTTTCACCCTATACTTAAAATAGAGTTATGGATGAATGGCTCTGCGACTGGGATCTGTGGCTGAGTGGTGATTCATAAAGCAGTTTACGCCTGCTTTTATTTACTGACGGAGGCCttgcctcttctttctctttgtattCGTCTACACTTTAATAAGAGCTGAAGACTGAGAGAGGAGTTGACATCATGTGGGGAAGGGTTTGGAGATCTTATGTCAGTGTGCCCGGGAAATGAGCTTCCAATTGGCACGGCCGTGAGACAGGGATTGATGTTCACAGCAGCCTGATGCAGAGCTGAGAGACTGCCTGGATACCTGTGTGTTCCTGTGGCTCGTCTTATGAATTATTAGCTGTGAGGTAGTTTCATTGAGTAGCTGGAACTCACATCCATCTCATCTCTCATCTTAAAACTTTTAAATGAGCTCCTGTTGGTGTGTTGCTGCTTTCTTTATCAAATGGATAGAAAGGGAGGCTTGACTGGCTctagtattttaaaataattccgTTATAAGCTGGATTTGTCTTtccatattaaaaatatatatatttcagctGACTTATGAAGACTTTAACATTGTCCTAAGTCTGATCCTGGTCTAGCAAAGAGATTCTTCAGGCCAGTCAGAGGACAATCATCTGTCTGTGATCAGGTCACACAGTCATGTTtcgcctgaaaataacaattaaaatagTTACATATATCCttatatacaataataataaactacGCGATGTGTGAGTTACAAAGCCTCTGAAACAAGCATGTTGTTGCCTGTGGATATGAGCTCTGCTGCCCTTACAATAAGCATTGATTCAAATATAGCTCACATTTCATGCTTAATTTAAGACTACTGTCATTAACTGGGATATCAAGCATCTCGTTTGTGGGCAAAAGAAATGAACCATGTTAATATAGCAGTCAGTTCACTTCAATTTATGACGAATTATGAAcactttctttcccttttttcctctttctctttgcatacGCACTTTTTCCTTGACGTATATGTAAGGCacatgttgtatgttgtgtgtttgttcactgATGACAGCAAGTCACGGACAGTGACCGCCCACCTTTGTGGCATTCCTGtttgagcagctgcagctcctgaTGAAGGCTGCTCTCCACTGAGGTCATCCTTTTACTGAGTTTGGTTTCAGACCGTTTGAGCTGATCTGCCTGACTGCGGTTGGCCTGGTCCAGCTGGATCTCAAACTGCTCCACACGGGCCTCCAGAGCACGCAGCCGGTCAGCTGATCTAGACGATGCCTCTAACTAAAACACATAACGAACATATAATAACTAAGATTTAAAACTTACAGAGTGTTTTAATCCTTACACAGTATATGTTACCAGCCCtgaacattatttttaatctcAGTTTTGAGGTGCTACAGCCTCTGTGGTTAATTTGACTGTTTCTCTATGGCATGAGACAGGAAGATGGTGCTGTTCAGCCAAAGCTTTCACAGATCTGTGTAATGAGAAAGGGTGAAAggataaaaagttgtttttatcaacatctctcttgtctctctaaTGTCTCTTATAAATCTCTCATTCGGCACCTTCAATACCTCACCTATACAAAACCTTCTGCAGCTTTTCTCACCGTCTGATTATCATTTTTCAAAAGGTAAGAGCTTTCTTCCCTGCTGAGTCACAGCTAAAAAAAGTGTGACTAAACTCTGCACATTTAGACGCCACACTCAAAAAGCTGCAGATCCTGACAACTTGATTGTTGAGGCatgaaaacacttaaaaaacaaagacaaaagagataATACACCATGCACTGAATGAGGCCTGTACTGCATCTTGTTAACCGTGTACAAATCTGATAACTACGGTACCATTTTGTCCTGTTGTTGTGTGCAGCGCTGGACTGAGTTGTTGAGCTGTTGTTCTGTCCACTTCCTCAGCGAATCTGTCTGCTGCTTGGCTTCCTTCAGTTCGTCTGACATCCTGCAAAGCCAAGAAGAGAAATGCAGTAGTCACAATCGCAATCACAGATGAAAGTAATGAAGGTAAAAATtgcaatttcttttcttttttcacagaaCGCCATTAGTAGATGagttaataaatgttttcactgcATAGACTGACTGAAGTTTGTGGCAATTTTAGGCTCCTACTTGGCATTACTTGGTGCTTGGCTCTGGAATATTGGCACCTCCTTGTCTTTGGACTGGAGTATGTGGTGTGAAAACAGAATGTCAATCATAAATCAATAACTGATATTCTGTCACAAATCAACATGCTTCATGTTCGGCTTGTTGAAACCGTTGAGGTCAGTTTTCAGAAGTGTGTTTTCTGGTAATTAAGGGTGAGACTTCCTCAGAAGATTCTTAGTGCTGTGGTTGTGACCTGCTTTCATATGCATGAGAACATATTTTCAGGACTGgaaatgttaaatgtgaaacAATATAACATTACAGCGCTGGAGCATAGTGGCTGTCGGAAAGGAAAGGACCACACAGCTGGCCGTGATAAGTCACACATGAAGAAGGAAGCAGTATAGTACTAACAAATGAAAATTCGATTACTTTGCTTGCTGTACTTATTGCATGATAAGATCTGACATCTGTGGCCAGTGCCTGAGCCTGagtaacagtaaaaacagctttggCATTGTACTTGGTGCCCCACAGTCATTTAAGTAAAAGCCCAGACAAAAACGACTATTTGAGCTTGCTGGCCCTcaaaaaacatctctgcttcATAACTCTGAGCTCAGCATTATTCTTTAAATCCAATACATTGTTTCAATAGTGGGAGATTACCACTGGCGAGTCATTTCACAAATCTAAAATGAAGAAAGACAAGATATAGCTGCATAAAAACCTGCTGCAGCTCACACTGCCAATTCCACTTGAAGCTACTACCAGCCCACACATGCACTTCCTGTGCTAATGGCTGCTGCTTTATATGCATGGAGGCGCACAAACTCACATAACCAGAGAGCTGAATGCACATCTGCACATCTGCACAAATGCAAACATGAGCATACAGATGCTTCGAGTTTTAAAACCAGGGTAGATTACACCGgattatcttaaaaaaatatagtgGGATGTTGTTTCACTGAATACTTGATGATGTTTTTCTATATGTGGTTGTGGCTTAGGTGGTATGGCAGGCTGTCTTGTAATTGGAGGGTTGCCGGTTTCAACCCTGCTCCACTAGTGAGTGCggctgtgaatgtgtgagtaTGGGTGAGCGCTTTGGACAGGAAGCActgcaccttgcatggcagcctctcTAAATGggtaaatgtgacaaatgtggTGAAAGCGCTTTGAGTCCATTTATGTAGCTCACATTACTCGCATTGGGTCAGTAAGTGTTTCAGATGAAAGCTGCAGCCTTGGACATGCTAAGTGAAATATTACGTGGGCTGTGTTGTAGGACACAGTACTCTCTCAAATGTTCTActttacataaaacatattgTCACTTCACTTAAGCTGACGCTCAGTCATTCATCAAATGGATTCTTCCTAAATGACAAAATCTATGCGTGTGCCTGTGCCTGATTGCAATATAAATCAGGCTGCTACAAATGAGTTGAACTACACATGAGGGACCCCTCATTCATAACGCCACACTGGCTGGCTAATCTGGCTTATGTTGACAGTTGTTAGACCGTGTGTAGACAACATGAtggttgatttgttttgttgagttttttttgttttgagaatCATTTTCCTATTGTAAGGTGTGATTGCATTTAATTGCTGTCTCTGTGCTCTTGAGCTTGTCTGAAACTCCTTTGTGAATAGCCGTGTACAAGTGTTGCTCTGACCAGCATCAAGACAGAAGTTGCAGTCAAGTAATGCAAGACATCCTTTGACAAAATGATATCCTGTTGACGGCAGGCCTTTCTTTCCGGTGTGTGGTTAGCAATCTAAGATTTTAAACTTGTGGTCTCTAATTCCAAACCTTCAGAGACCTGGTAGATGATGTGACAGGACTAAAATAGACTTGCATGTGTGCTGGATTTGAAATATGGGAGCCTAAACCAAAAGTGGTCTGGCAACACTTGTGACTTTGCATCTTACCTACAAATTATGTGGTCAATCTCATCTATCAATCTATTGAGTCTCCCTGTGGCCTGAAGGCTAATGAAGGACCCTCTGAAATCAATTTCAAAACGACTTGGCAACATGATCGTGTTTAGAGAATGAATAAACGACGAGCAAACATCAGTGACCAGTTTGGAAGTATTTAACAAAGATACATCAGTGATCAGTTATGGAAGGGTGTTTACATAATCTTCATGTCATCATTCTACGTGTTTCACAAACAGAACAGTGCTTTTCATCTATTTTTATCTATTGTTCTTTTGGTTCAAACATGATCACTGACCTGGTTTCCATCACAGATCTACAACATCACCAAACAGAGCGTATTCATCATTCACGTCTCTCGGTTTCTGTTTTGCCCGTGACAAAACTGTGTGATTAATTTTGCATATTGCTGCCAATTGAGATTATTTATCAGATGGATTAGTAAATCAATTTAACTAACAGCTTCTCTGTGCCTCTGGCATCAATATTATGAGGCAGCCGTGGCTCTGAAACGCTCAGCTTAAAACAGCTGTGGATAGAGTTAGGACTGGGGATATTATTTGAGAAGCAAATTAGTAactcatagatttttttttattttgtggttgtGGGCAGAATGAAGAAGTGGACATAACAAATCAATCACTTGTTCAGCCGTGCTAAAAGGCAAATTAGCCAAGAGAATTGCTATATTTCCCAGTCACAAATACGCAGAAGATTCAAGTCTGAAGTCTGTCCACAGATGTTTCTAACATACCACAGCCATCTCTGTGtaaatattgatattataaTGAAACTATGAGGTTTACATGTCATGCAAATCATAGGTTTGCAAATGCGGTAAATCCCAGCAAGCATATGTTGTTGTAGTATGTTAACCATTAATACCGCTAgatgtgttgttggtgttgctgtGAAACTTTATTACAAGATAATTAGCTGCAGTATCAGTTGCAAGCCATCTCTGCAGTCTTTTTGCTGTCAGTGCACAGAAGCACCACTTTGCACTGAGGTCATCATgtgtatggatggatggtgcTTCGTCTTTGGCCTTACTTGGCTTCTTGTAGTTTAACCTGTGTGTGTAGTTCAGACATGGAGCTCCTTTGGCCCTGGGAATGCTCTGACAAAGAAGCCTCCAGTCTCCCCAGGTCATGATGAAGctggaaaagaggaaaacacacgCTGTTATGTGACGCTGGAGTATATTGTGGCGCCGGCTCTATGATATGACCTTTTATACTTTTGAGGTTTCTTCTGAGTCGAGATGATTGAACCACTGCACCACTCCTGTGGCCAGTCAAGACAGTGACCCACTTTCTCTGCATTTTCAATTATCTTTATGGCACATGCTTGACCACAGCTCCACAGCTAATGTGCTGTCATTACAATGATTGACCACCCTGTGCCACCAACAGGGCTGAGTGTACGCTGAAtcattgtgagtgtgtgtgtgtgtgtgtgttaagggcAGTTGTGGTTGTCTTTTAGATTTAGTAAAGCCATGGAGAGCatgttgcatgtgtttgttatatttataattCTGGAAATGAACACAAAAGGCAGTAAAAGCTGTTTACAGAGAAATCATCAGACCCCTGTTTGAATGTATTTCACATCCCCACAGAGACTGTGGTTGTATTGTGGTTGAAACCTCTGAGTTTACTTGATAAGGCCGGTCTAATGCAGCAGCATTAAGCTCTAAAACACCTCCCAGCCATCCTGTCTAGGATAAACAGCAAAATACATCCCATGTGTATATTTTCaggttgttatttttttcatgcaaGCAGCATTTAAATCAACGTAATCCTTTTAATAAATTCACAAAGGACTACTTTATTCCTTAATTTGGAATACTCAAATGAATCCGAGGCTCAACACTGTGTACGTGAGAAGACAAGAGATTTTGCTATTTATTGTAATTTCCCATAATTTGGAGAATATAATAACAAGATTAAGAGTCTACAGGCAGAAATGGTTAATAAAAGAGATGATTCACTGATGAGGCACTTCCCGTATCATGTGGGTTTAGTCACTGCCACTCCCCTTTAGGAGACCAGCAGCAGGTCCTGAATCTATTGATTCTTATTGGAGGAGTGAACTCAAGTAAATACTGGGCTTATTTTTCACAAACAACATATCTTCTGAACATTCTGACACTGAATGATGCTTTTCAGACCAATAAATCAGGTGCAAATTTACTTTGTTGGAGACCTGTGTCTGTCCAGGCAACGACACAGTCTTGTGAGGTCTGGCAACACagatatctcttctctctgtctgtttcaccaaagatgatctATAACACCTGAACTTAAACCTAAATAACTTTCTGAGCCACCTCTGGTCCAACACAACCTGCTTTCATCCACGTTCACAACACTTCCAAAAGAGATttggagatggagagtgagGAGACCATGCCCACTAAGGAGACTGTTTCATATCTTTGGTGAAGATAGGAATGCAGTATCTCCTGTTATAGAATATCTTTAGACAAAGTGGTGCTAGATGAGAAGTTAAGGGATCAACAAAGTTTATGGCAATTCCAGTTTGTCTGATGGCTTAGACGGGGTGTCTATTTCACTTAAAACCAGAAACATGggtgttgagatatttc
This genomic stretch from Larimichthys crocea isolate SSNF chromosome III, L_crocea_2.0, whole genome shotgun sequence harbors:
- the fam81b gene encoding protein FAM81B; amino-acid sequence: MSHDSKLQPYQNHRSDVSDGQRTGQERTLAVLLEQAFRIKEDVANGLQSTRGSVQVEALSRKLLENHILTITRIVKQLSIDIQALERQIAQRDSIISGTTMAVQSLDQKNMAGIGDLRGRVARCDASIAKLSSDVSSGDRQLIRLQQEVAELRSAVDVRLKEMEVKLHHDLGRLEASLSEHSQGQRSSMSELHTQVKLQEAKMSDELKEAKQQTDSLRKWTEQQLNNSVQRCTQQQDKMLEASSRSADRLRALEARVEQFEIQLDQANRSQADQLKRSETKLSKRMTSVESSLHQELQLLKQECHKGFLSVHDAIESLRQIADIKSHLDKKKLQRDIRHICSKVEELNDL